In a genomic window of Amblyomma americanum isolate KBUSLIRL-KWMA chromosome 4, ASM5285725v1, whole genome shotgun sequence:
- the LOC144127548 gene encoding solute carrier organic anion transporter family member 4A1-like → MSERERLSKKMCEHQHHREGHAGDAARAGHRVPRASEPEAASFVRRSLQAVLFRVLLQPNMMALWRDPKAASATGDGSQTPPAAADDLLKKPRPDSEEKTDTRRRSLSRSRRHHRHHQRGEQKHQQPEKETGGADVASSPTPAPTQVSKDVPLLSPSEEAVAATLTQPPALVSSAEPMPKCGRLLRALRRPGCVVAFFCSCAFLQGLITNGCVNSNLATLEKRYQLRSVETGLIGSVYSVASLMVLLPVTYYGKDKNKPLLMAFGTCIMGVGSLTMALPYFVGPQYSFSQPRPDTCELAAAVSNESGPACEPGAGDLRNYKWFFWVGNFINGIGTSPYFTLGIAYLDENFPRAVSAKYIAAFQASAIVGPATGFVVNGHFLKYYVDQGVNPALLGLTRDSTAWVGAWWLCFLYAGLLCFAVALPVSFLPAELPDRAIVMAEKKLEEQAKPADQHEENMRTTVMSLLGIKPFVLVCFAGSAELMVASGLSSFLVKMLQAQFSMTASTASMIMGSVTIPTAMVGVMLGGVVISRYELGARGIVRMCALVLLAPITLVTVLLFHCGNIPYRNVQYDTSLTSVSSVNVSLTEACNSRCGCTTTRFNPICGRDGYTYYSPCFAGCLREYATADSRAYSQCLCVNHTAGGSGATAAAGSSSVSPFGTVPGTMVEIEAVRNKCPNPCGLVNVFIPILAAIVFATFFLSTPAVAATLRCIPEQHKSVGLGIQWTIVRAFGLIPAGAAFGHTIDASCVLWEEPCGSSQGACAIYDNRLLNRNVYFLILALKSASLCCFGLALFFLREPRPPPVSVAALPD, encoded by the exons ATGTCGGAGAGAGAGCGACTGTCGAAGAAAATGTGCGAGCATCAGCACCATCGCGAAGGTCACGCAGGGGATGCCGCTCGTGCAGGCCACCGAGTGCCACGAGCTTCGGAACCAGAAGCAGCCTCGTTCGTCCGCCGCAGTCTTCAAGCTGTCCTCTTTCGCGTCCTGCTTCAGCCGAACATG ATGGCCCTGTGGAGGGACCCGAAGGCGGCTTCGGCCACCGGCGACGGCAGTCAGACTCCCCCTGCGGCTGCGGACGATCTGCTCAAGAAACCGAGGCCTGACTCCGAGGAGAAGACCGACACGAGGAGGCGCTCGCTGAGCCGCTCGCGccgtcaccaccgccaccaccagcgTGGAGAGCAGAAGCACCAGCAGCCGGAGAAAGAAACTGGGGGCGCGGATGTCGCTTCAAGCCCCACCCCCGCGCCCACGCAG GTGTCCAAGGACGTGCCTCTTCTGTCGCCGTCGGAGGAGGCGGTGGCGGCGACGTTGACGCAGCCCCCGGCGCTGGTGTCGTCCGCCGAGCCGATGCCGAAGTGTGGCCGCCTCCTGAGGGCCTTGCGGAGGCCGGGCTGCGTGGTCgccttcttttgcagctgcgCCTTCCTGCAGGGCCTCATCACCAACGGCTGCGTCAACTCGAACCTGGCCACTCTCGAGAAACGCTACCAACTGCGCAGCGTAGAGACCGGGCTCATCGGCAGCGTCTACAGCGTCGCCTCGCTCATG GTCCTTCTGCCAGTGACGTACTACGGCAAGGACAAGAACAAACCCCTGTTGATGGCGTTCGGCACGTGCATCATGGGCGTCGGCTCGTTGACGATGGCGCTGCCGTACTTCGTGGGGCCGCAATACTCATTCAGCCAGCCCAGGCCCGACACCTGCGAGCTGGCTGCCGCAGTTAGCAACGAGAGCGGCCCGGCGTGCGAACCCGGTGCCGGAGACCTGCGCAACTACAAGTGGTTCTTCTGGGTGGGCAATTTCATCAACGGCATCGGCACGTCGCCCTATTTCACGCTGGGCATCGCCTACCTGGACGAAAACTTCCCCAGGGCCGTGTCCGCCAAGTACATCG CCGCTTTTCAAGCAAGTGCCATCGTTGGACCGGCCACAGGATTTGTCGTCAACGGACACTTCTTGAAATACTACGTCGACCAAGGCGTCAATCCAGCACT GCTGGGCCTGACCCGTGACAGTACCGCATGGGTGGGAGCCTGGTGGTTGTGCTTTCTCTACGCCGGGCTGCTATGTTTTGCAGTCGCCTTACCTGTTAGCTTTTTGCCAGCAGAACTGCCAG ACCGAGCGATCGTCATGGCGGAAAAGAAGCTTGAAGAACAAGCGAAGCCTGCAGATCAGCACGAAGAAAACATGCGGACCACAGTGATGTCCCTGCTCGGCATAAAGCCATTCGTGCTGGTTTGCTTCGCTGGGTCTGCAGAGC TGATGGTCGCAAGCGGCCTGTCTTCATTCCTGGTGAAGATGCTGCAGGCGCAGTTTAGCATGACAGCGTCGACAGCGTCAATGATTATGG GCTCGGTGACCATACCGACAGCCATGGTGGGCGTCATGCTGGGCGGCGTAGTCATCTCTCGCTACGAGCTGGGCGCCAGGGGAATCGTGCGCATGTGCGCGCTCGTGCTGCTCGCGCCCATCACGCTGGTCACGGTTCTGCTGTTCCACTGTGGCAACATACCCTACCGGAACGTCCAGTACGACACCAGCCT CACCAGCGTGTCTAGCGTGAACGTGTCGCTGACCGAGGCGTGCAACAGCCGCTGCGGCTGCACCACGACGCGCTTCAATCCCATATGCGGCCGCGACGGGTACACCTACTACTCGCCCTGTTTCGCCGGGTGCCTGCGCGAGTACGCCACCGCCGACAGCAGG GCGTACTCGCAGTGCCTGTGCGTGAACCACACAGCCGGAGGCAGtggcgcaacagcagcagcgggatCCTCCTCCGTCAGCCCGTTCGGCACCGTGCCGGGCACCATGGTCGAGATCGAGGCGGTGCGGAACAAGTGCCCCAATCCGTGCGGCCTCGTCAACGTCTTCATACCCATCCTAGCGGCCATCGTGTTCGCCACCTTCTTCCTCAGCACGCCCGCCGTGGCAGCCACGCTCAG GTGCATCCCTGAGCAACACAAGTCAGTCGGCCTCGGAATTCAGTGGACAATCGTGCGGGCATTCG GGCTGATCCCGGCGGGCGCGGCGTTCGGCCACACGATCGACGCCAGCTGTGTGCTGTGGGAGGAGCCGTGCGGTTCGTCGCAGGGCGCCTGCGCCATCTACGACAACCGACTGCTCAACCGCAACGTGTACTTCCTCATCTTGGCGCTGAAGTCGGCCTCGCTCTGCTGCTTCGGCCTGGCGCTCTTCTTCCTCCGCGAGCCGCGGCCGCCGCCCGTTTCCGTCGCCGCGCTGCCTGACTGA